In Blattabacterium cuenoti, the following proteins share a genomic window:
- a CDS encoding acyl carrier protein yields MSDIASRVNALIVEKLSVEEGDVIPTASFTNDLGADSLDIVELIMEFEKEFNISISDEKAEKITTVGEAIQAVEDILSMKKNDVK; encoded by the coding sequence ATGTCTGATATAGCATCTAGAGTTAATGCTCTTATCGTAGAAAAATTAAGTGTAGAAGAAGGGGATGTTATTCCTACTGCAAGTTTTACTAATGATTTAGGTGCAGATTCACTAGATATAGTGGAACTTATAATGGAATTTGAAAAAGAATTTAACATTAGTATTTCTGATGAAAAAGCAGAAAAAATAACAACAGTAGGAGAAGCCATACAAGCTGTAGAAGATATTTTATCAATGAAGAAAAATGATGTTAAATAA
- a CDS encoding pseudouridine synthase has translation MSKKIRLNHYLSNAGISSRRKAEELIQSGTVEINGTPVLKLGSLVDINDIVKYNGKIIKNNNNKIYILLNKPKNCICSTKDQFNRKTVIDLIPKIHRLFPIGRLDYSTTGVLLITNDGFLTEKLTHPKFHVKKIYHVYLDKEINSKDLDEIRKGKIYLKEGKVKVSFIKKSFQKNQVEIGLSIGWNRIIKRIFKKLNYRVNHLDRINFAGFHKKNLKIGKWCFLDEKIVNKIVEKNFFYEKKDKHN, from the coding sequence ATGTCTAAAAAAATAAGATTAAATCATTATTTATCCAATGCTGGTATTTCTTCTAGAAGAAAAGCAGAGGAATTAATTCAATCAGGTACCGTAGAAATTAATGGAACTCCTGTTTTAAAACTAGGAAGTTTAGTTGATATAAATGATATTGTAAAATACAATGGAAAAATTATTAAGAATAATAATAATAAAATATATATACTACTAAATAAACCTAAAAATTGTATTTGCTCTACAAAAGATCAATTTAATAGAAAAACAGTGATAGATTTAATACCAAAAATACATAGACTTTTTCCTATAGGAAGATTAGATTATTCAACTACAGGAGTTTTACTTATTACAAATGATGGATTTCTTACCGAAAAATTAACTCATCCAAAATTTCATGTAAAAAAAATCTATCACGTTTATTTAGATAAAGAAATTAATAGCAAAGATTTAGATGAAATAAGAAAAGGAAAAATTTATTTAAAAGAAGGAAAAGTTAAAGTTTCTTTCATAAAAAAAAGTTTTCAAAAAAATCAAGTAGAAATAGGATTATCCATAGGATGGAATAGAATCATTAAACGAATTTTTAAAAAATTGAATTATAGAGTTAATCATTTAGACAGAATAAATTTCGCTGGATTTCATAAAAAAAACCTTAAAATAGGAAAATGGTGTTTTTTAGATGAAAAAATAGTTAATAAAATAGTTGAAAAAAATTTTTTTTATGAAAAAAAAGATAAGCATAATTAA
- a CDS encoding ribonuclease III family protein, protein MLSDNNSNNEKFSSILVKRLSKILGFKPRNTNFLKEVLIYSFPAKDINHKKMNSIHFQRLEFLGDAVLNTIVSHFLYEQLPEKKEGELTQIRSKIVCRKNLNELSKKLILTDLFLEKNLISDNILGNTLEVLIGFIYLDIGYEGCKHFINKIMQTHVSIEKLQNEISSYKVWIIEWAQKNKIIINFKTFLEKEYKNKNKVTYLSKLKITEHKIKTEGRGPSKKKSEEMASKEAYILIKESNKKK, encoded by the coding sequence ATGTTATCTGATAATAATAGTAACAATGAAAAATTTTCTTCTATTTTAGTTAAAAGATTAAGTAAAATATTAGGATTTAAACCAAGAAATACAAACTTTTTAAAAGAAGTACTTATATATAGTTTTCCTGCAAAAGATATTAATCACAAGAAAATGAACTCTATTCATTTTCAAAGATTAGAATTTTTAGGAGATGCTGTATTAAATACTATAGTATCACATTTTTTATATGAACAACTACCTGAAAAAAAAGAAGGAGAGTTAACTCAAATACGATCTAAAATCGTATGCAGAAAAAATTTAAATGAATTGTCTAAGAAATTAATTCTTACAGATCTTTTTTTGGAAAAGAATCTTATATCAGATAATATTTTGGGAAATACACTTGAGGTTTTAATAGGATTTATTTATTTAGATATAGGTTATGAAGGTTGTAAGCATTTTATAAATAAAATAATGCAAACTCATGTAAGTATAGAAAAACTTCAAAATGAAATTTCTAGTTATAAAGTTTGGATAATTGAATGGGCTCAGAAGAATAAAATTATTATCAATTTTAAAACTTTTTTAGAAAAAGAATATAAAAATAAAAATAAAGTTACTTATTTATCTAAACTTAAGATTACAGAACATAAAATAAAAACAGAAGGAAGAGGTCCCTCAAAAAAAAAATCTGAAGAAATGGCCTCAAAAGAAGCTTATATTCTTATTAAGGAATCGAACAAAAAAAAGTAA
- the aroQ gene encoding type II 3-dehydroquinate dehydratase, translating to MKKKISIINGPNLNLLGKREKKIYGHKSFTDFLKELKKKELFSNIEINYYQNNSEGKIIDILHDIGFYCDGIIINAGAYTHTSIGIADAIKSIISPVIEIHISNIHSRESFRKTSYLSSVCKGTIFGFGLRSYELGIISFCL from the coding sequence ATGAAAAAAAAGATAAGCATAATTAATGGACCAAATTTAAATCTTTTAGGAAAAAGAGAAAAAAAAATATATGGTCATAAAAGTTTCACTGATTTTCTAAAAGAATTAAAGAAAAAAGAATTATTCTCTAATATAGAAATTAATTATTATCAGAATAATAGTGAAGGAAAAATTATAGACATATTACATGATATAGGTTTTTATTGTGACGGAATTATTATAAATGCAGGTGCATATACTCATACTTCTATAGGTATAGCTGATGCTATAAAATCAATAATCTCTCCAGTTATTGAAATTCATATTTCAAATATTCATTCTAGAGAATCCTTTAGAAAAACATCATATTTATCATCTGTTTGTAAAGGTACCATATTTGGTTTTGGATTAAGATCCTATGAACTAGGAATAATTAGTTTTTGTTTATAA
- a CDS encoding phosphoenolpyruvate carboxykinase (ATP), with translation MISLSLESYGIFNSLNNYQLSSYELQSIIIKKKMGIETKSGVLAINTGYFTGRSPDDRFIVKDSITDNKIWWDKKFNIPFDPMNFDKLYKRMVEYLSGKELYIRDGYLCSDKRFNMNIRSINEYPWSDFFIYNLFFRLNNKFNENFLPNWLLLCAPGFQSNTHKYGTRKGNFSILNFSKKIILIGGSGYTGEIKKSVFSVLNFTLPYKNVFPMHCAANVGKHKKDTALFFGLSGTGKTTISNDFNRNLIGDDEHGWTYDDIIFNFEGGCYAKIFGISKEKEPMIYNAIRKGAILENVILKKNKEVDFFNDSITENIRISYPIHFINNIEKKLSSSNIKNIFFLTYDAFGVLPPIAKLNKEQSTYYFLLGYTSKVAGTELNIKEPVATFSSCFGAPFMPLHPIKYTNMLMDKLNNNSNISVWMINTGLITKDNKYFFRIKLNDTRRIVKNVLDNFLLKVPYEIDPIFRFKIPKFCPGVSSNILNPRNIWKCKEMYKKKVRTLINKFNDHFSIYKKNISSDILSGAPNM, from the coding sequence ATGATCTCTCTCTCTTTAGAAAGCTATGGAATTTTTAACTCTTTAAATAATTATCAATTGAGTTCTTATGAATTACAGAGTATAATCATTAAGAAAAAAATGGGAATAGAAACAAAATCTGGAGTATTAGCTATTAATACTGGATATTTTACTGGAAGATCTCCAGATGATAGATTTATTGTTAAAGATTCCATTACAGATAATAAAATATGGTGGGATAAAAAATTTAATATTCCATTTGATCCAATGAACTTTGATAAGTTATATAAAAGAATGGTTGAATATTTATCAGGAAAAGAACTATATATTAGAGATGGATATCTCTGTTCTGATAAACGTTTTAATATGAATATTCGTTCTATTAACGAATATCCATGGTCAGATTTTTTCATTTATAACTTATTTTTTAGATTGAATAATAAATTCAATGAAAATTTTTTACCAAATTGGTTATTATTATGTGCTCCAGGTTTTCAATCAAATACTCATAAATATGGAACTCGTAAAGGAAATTTTTCTATATTAAATTTTTCTAAAAAAATAATATTAATTGGAGGGTCAGGGTATACAGGTGAAATAAAAAAATCTGTATTTTCTGTTTTAAATTTCACATTACCATACAAAAATGTATTTCCTATGCATTGTGCTGCTAATGTTGGAAAACATAAAAAAGATACAGCTTTATTTTTTGGATTATCTGGAACAGGAAAGACGACCATATCTAATGATTTTAATAGAAATTTAATAGGAGATGATGAACATGGATGGACTTATGATGACATTATTTTTAATTTTGAAGGAGGATGTTATGCAAAAATATTTGGAATTTCCAAAGAAAAAGAACCTATGATTTATAACGCAATAAGAAAAGGAGCAATTTTAGAAAATGTTATCCTTAAAAAAAATAAAGAAGTAGATTTCTTTAATGATTCTATTACGGAAAATATAAGAATAAGTTATCCAATACATTTTATAAATAATATTGAAAAAAAATTATCATCTTCTAATATAAAAAATATTTTCTTTCTTACTTATGATGCGTTTGGAGTTCTACCTCCTATAGCTAAATTAAATAAAGAACAGTCAACCTATTATTTTTTATTAGGATATACTTCTAAAGTAGCTGGAACAGAATTAAATATAAAAGAACCGGTAGCTACTTTTTCTTCTTGTTTTGGTGCCCCATTTATGCCTTTACACCCTATTAAATATACAAATATGTTAATGGATAAATTGAATAATAATTCTAATATATCAGTGTGGATGATAAATACAGGATTAATTACAAAAGATAATAAATATTTTTTTCGTATAAAACTAAATGATACTAGACGTATTGTTAAAAATGTTTTAGATAACTTTTTATTAAAAGTTCCATATGAAATAGATCCTATTTTTAGATTTAAAATTCCAAAATTTTGTCCAGGAGTATCTTCTAATATATTAAATCCAAGAAACATATGGAAATGTAAAGAAATGTACAAAAAAAAAGTTAGAACATTAATTAATAAATTTAATGATCATTTTTCTATATACAAAAAAAATATTTCATCAGATATTTTATCTGGAGCACCAAATATGTAA
- a CDS encoding F0F1 ATP synthase subunit epsilon, producing the protein MEVKVINSKKILYQGSISSIVAPGFNGYFQILENHAPFISILINGFLKLSINMNENKKIKIEEGGLLRVKKNSIFVIIL; encoded by the coding sequence ATGGAAGTAAAGGTTATAAACAGTAAAAAAATTTTATATCAAGGATCTATATCTTCTATTGTAGCTCCTGGTTTTAATGGTTATTTCCAAATATTAGAAAACCATGCCCCCTTTATCTCTATATTAATAAATGGATTTTTAAAATTATCAATAAATATGAATGAAAATAAAAAAATAAAGATAGAAGAAGGAGGTTTGTTACGAGTAAAAAAAAATAGTATTTTTGTAATTATTTTATGA
- the atpD gene encoding F0F1 ATP synthase subunit beta → MYKKNKLKGVISKIIGPIIDVSFKDNDGNNLPKIYDALKVNFDNDKKKIILEVQQHIGDKKVRCLSIGETDGLKRGQEVYALNHPISVPIGEYINGRVFNVLGDCIDGLGKIDKSMTRPIHNDPPIFEDLSTETEILYTGIKVIDLIEPYPKGGKIGLFGGAGVGKTVLIQELINNIAKCHGGKSVFAGVGERSREGNDLLREMLESGIIQYGESFLKSMKEGNWDITKVDKEALKKSKAVFVFGQMNESPGARARVALSGLTLAEYYRDQSIDGKKGQDVLFFIDNIFRFTQAGSEVSALLGRIPSSVGYQPTLSSEMGAMQERITSTKNGSITSVQAVYVPADDLTDPAPAVTFSHLDATTVLSRKIASLGIYPAIDPLDSTSRILSPDIIDKKHYDCAQRVKEILQKYNSLQDIIAILGIEELNEKDKLTVYRARRVQRFLSQPFHVAKQFTGIEGKFVNIEDTIKGFNMIMDGELDNIPETAFNLKGTIEEVINHVKLKT, encoded by the coding sequence ATGTATAAAAAAAATAAATTAAAAGGCGTAATAAGTAAAATTATAGGGCCTATAATTGATGTATCTTTTAAAGATAATGATGGAAATAATCTTCCTAAGATTTATGATGCATTAAAAGTAAATTTTGATAACGATAAAAAAAAAATTATTCTAGAAGTTCAACAACATATTGGTGATAAAAAAGTTCGTTGTCTTTCTATAGGAGAAACAGATGGATTAAAAAGAGGACAAGAAGTATATGCATTGAATCATCCAATTAGTGTTCCTATAGGAGAATATATTAATGGTAGAGTCTTTAATGTTTTAGGAGATTGTATAGATGGATTAGGTAAAATAGATAAATCTATGACTAGACCTATCCATAATGATCCTCCAATTTTTGAAGATCTATCTACAGAAACAGAAATCCTATATACAGGTATAAAAGTAATAGATTTAATAGAGCCTTATCCGAAAGGGGGAAAAATTGGTTTATTTGGAGGAGCAGGAGTTGGTAAAACAGTGTTGATTCAAGAATTAATTAATAATATAGCAAAATGTCATGGAGGAAAGTCTGTATTTGCGGGGGTAGGAGAAAGATCTAGGGAAGGAAATGATTTATTGCGAGAAATGTTAGAATCTGGAATTATTCAATATGGAGAATCTTTTTTAAAGTCTATGAAAGAAGGAAATTGGGATATTACTAAAGTAGATAAAGAAGCCTTAAAAAAATCTAAAGCAGTTTTTGTATTTGGACAGATGAATGAATCTCCTGGAGCTAGAGCTAGGGTTGCATTATCTGGATTAACATTAGCGGAATATTATAGAGATCAATCTATAGATGGAAAAAAAGGACAAGATGTTTTATTTTTTATAGATAATATCTTTCGTTTTACTCAAGCTGGATCTGAAGTATCAGCATTATTAGGTAGGATTCCGTCTTCAGTAGGATATCAGCCAACTTTATCATCTGAAATGGGGGCTATGCAAGAAAGAATTACTTCTACAAAAAATGGATCTATTACTTCAGTACAAGCTGTTTATGTTCCTGCAGATGATCTAACAGATCCTGCTCCTGCAGTTACATTTTCTCACTTAGATGCTACAACTGTTCTTTCAAGGAAAATAGCTTCTTTAGGTATTTATCCAGCAATAGATCCATTAGATTCTACTTCTAGAATTTTATCTCCAGACATAATAGATAAAAAACATTATGATTGTGCGCAACGGGTTAAAGAGATTTTACAAAAATATAATTCTTTACAGGATATCATAGCAATATTGGGAATTGAAGAATTAAACGAAAAAGATAAATTGACTGTTTATAGGGCAAGACGTGTTCAACGTTTTTTATCTCAACCATTCCATGTAGCGAAGCAATTTACAGGAATTGAAGGAAAATTTGTAAATATTGAAGATACTATTAAAGGTTTTAATATGATAATGGATGGAGAATTAGATAACATTCCAGAAACTGCTTTTAATTTAAAGGGAACTATAGAAGAAGTTATCAATCATGTAAAATTGAAAACATAA
- a CDS encoding alpha/beta fold hydrolase, with the protein MLNFFNKEKKFPHIKEGEGHPLILLHGLMGGLSNFQALLDFFPKKGYKVIIPSLPIYNMPLFLTNISNLSKYVIQFLMEIGIKKATLIGNSLGGHLALIIAKKRIDLVHSLVLTGSSGLFEKAFGDAFPKREDYEYIRKKSQEVFYDPKIATKELVDEVFHIVNDRKKGMKILYIAKSAMKYNMSKDLSVIKQPICLIWGKQDHVTPPEIAEEFHRLLPHSELYWIDKCGHVPMMEHPKIFINILEKWLSKFDFNHENYFCKI; encoded by the coding sequence ATGCTTAATTTTTTTAATAAAGAAAAAAAATTTCCTCATATAAAAGAAGGAGAAGGTCATCCTTTAATATTGCTTCATGGACTTATGGGGGGCTTAAGTAATTTTCAAGCTTTATTAGATTTTTTTCCTAAAAAAGGTTATAAAGTAATTATTCCTTCATTACCTATTTATAATATGCCTTTATTTTTGACTAATATTTCTAATTTATCTAAATACGTAATTCAATTTCTAATGGAAATAGGAATTAAAAAAGCTACTTTAATAGGAAACTCTCTTGGAGGACATCTTGCTTTAATTATAGCAAAAAAAAGAATAGATTTAGTACATTCTCTAGTTTTAACAGGAAGCTCAGGTTTATTTGAAAAAGCTTTTGGAGATGCTTTTCCAAAAAGGGAAGATTATGAATATATCAGAAAAAAATCACAAGAAGTATTTTATGATCCAAAAATAGCAACTAAAGAATTAGTTGATGAAGTTTTTCATATTGTAAATGACAGAAAAAAAGGAATGAAAATTTTATATATTGCAAAAAGTGCTATGAAATATAATATGTCTAAAGATTTATCCGTAATAAAACAACCCATTTGTCTTATTTGGGGAAAACAAGATCATGTTACTCCTCCAGAGATAGCTGAGGAATTTCATAGATTACTTCCACATTCGGAATTATATTGGATAGATAAATGTGGTCACGTTCCTATGATGGAACATCCTAAAATATTCATAAATATTTTAGAAAAATGGTTATCTAAATTTGATTTTAATCATGAAAATTACTTCTGTAAAATTTAA
- a CDS encoding riboflavin synthase: MFTGIVECVTKVHDICYDKNNMHITLNNPFYEIKINQSISHNGICLTVANININEKTYSVIASEETLLCTNLKLLKIKDEVNLERSLIIHKRLDGHIVQGHIDTTAKIVKIKNRNGSWLFFFETRKKITNLVVEKGSIAVNGISLTIIKFFNEYLFHVSIIPYTYEKTNLKLLRIGNIVNIEFDVIGKYINNYVKNIKK, from the coding sequence ATGTTTACTGGAATTGTAGAATGTGTAACAAAGGTTCATGATATTTGTTACGATAAGAATAATATGCATATTACTCTTAATAATCCATTTTATGAAATAAAAATTAATCAAAGTATTAGTCATAATGGAATATGTCTAACCGTTGCAAATATTAATATTAATGAAAAAACTTATTCTGTAATAGCTTCTGAAGAGACTTTATTATGCACAAATTTAAAACTTTTAAAAATTAAAGATGAAGTTAATTTAGAAAGAAGTTTAATAATTCATAAAAGATTGGATGGACATATAGTACAAGGACATATAGATACAACAGCAAAAATTGTTAAAATAAAAAATAGAAATGGAAGTTGGCTATTTTTTTTTGAAACTAGGAAAAAAATAACCAATCTTGTTGTAGAAAAAGGGTCTATTGCTGTAAACGGAATAAGTCTTACTATTATCAAATTCTTTAATGAATATTTATTTCATGTTTCTATTATTCCATATACTTATGAAAAAACAAATTTAAAACTATTAAGAATAGGTAATATTGTAAATATTGAATTTGATGTTATTGGAAAATATATTAATAATTACGTTAAAAATATAAAAAAATAA
- the pdxA gene encoding 4-hydroxythreonine-4-phosphate dehydrogenase PdxA — protein sequence MNYRKKKIKVGITTGDINGIGMEIFLKVCRKKRLLDFFTPILFGSTKLCTYYKKILNIEINNIKEIRNLKEITDHKINVFNVWKDDVKFESIKINHPESGKYPILSLKKSVKSLKEGKIDVLVTSPVNKKIMNFKGLSFYGHTEYLQNILGGESLMIMIHDSLKIALVTNHIPLKKINSELTTKKIIKSIKILHKSLIIDFSIEKPKIAVLGLNPHSGDNGLIGDEEKIKIKPAIENLFQKKGWLIFGPYSSDGFFRNQNYRNFDAVLSMYHDQGLIPFKILTFNEGVNFTAGLPKIRTSPDHGVAYDIAKKGIANENSFEEAIFSAIKIFKNRKEYMKLSSYK from the coding sequence ATGAATTATAGGAAAAAAAAAATTAAAGTAGGAATTACTACTGGAGATATTAATGGAATTGGAATGGAAATTTTTTTGAAAGTTTGTAGAAAAAAAAGACTTTTAGATTTTTTTACACCAATATTATTCGGATCTACTAAATTATGCACTTATTATAAAAAGATTCTTAATATAGAAATTAATAACATAAAAGAGATAAGAAATCTTAAAGAAATCACTGACCATAAAATTAATGTTTTTAATGTATGGAAAGATGATGTAAAATTTGAATCAATAAAAATAAACCATCCTGAATCTGGAAAGTACCCTATACTTTCTTTGAAAAAATCCGTAAAAAGTTTAAAAGAAGGAAAAATAGATGTTCTTGTTACATCTCCTGTGAACAAAAAAATTATGAATTTTAAAGGATTATCATTTTACGGTCATACAGAATATTTACAAAATATTTTAGGTGGAGAATCATTAATGATAATGATTCATGATTCATTAAAAATAGCCTTAGTTACTAATCATATTCCATTAAAAAAAATTAATTCTGAATTAACTACAAAAAAAATAATAAAATCAATTAAAATTTTACATAAATCTCTCATAATTGATTTTTCTATAGAAAAACCTAAAATTGCAGTATTAGGTTTAAATCCTCATTCTGGAGATAATGGATTGATAGGAGATGAAGAAAAAATAAAAATAAAACCGGCAATAGAAAATTTATTCCAGAAAAAAGGATGGTTAATTTTTGGTCCTTATTCTTCAGATGGATTTTTTAGGAACCAAAACTATCGTAATTTTGACGCTGTTTTATCAATGTATCATGATCAAGGATTAATTCCTTTCAAGATATTAACTTTCAATGAAGGAGTAAATTTTACGGCAGGATTGCCTAAAATCCGGACTTCTCCAGATCATGGAGTAGCATATGACATAGCAAAAAAGGGAATAGCTAATGAAAATTCATTTGAAGAAGCTATTTTTAGTGCTATAAAAATATTTAAAAATAGAAAAGAATATATGAAATTAAGTTCCTATAAATAA
- the fabF gene encoding beta-ketoacyl-ACP synthase II produces MEKLKRVVITGLGSITPIGNNIKEYWISLISGKNGTAPITYFDTSKYKTKFACELKDYDPTIFFSKKEIKKLDPCAQYGIIASEEAIKNSGINFSKEKRERIGVIWASGIGGLLNLEKSILDYFSGNRYPRFSPFFIPKMLIDITAGFISMNYGIHGPNYATVSACASSSNAIVDAYHLICLGKADIMVTGGSEAAITESGVGGFNALHALSTRNKDYKTASRPFDENRDGFVLGEGAGCLILEEYKHAIDRGANIYGEIGGVGMSGDAYHITTPHPEGKGIILALKEAIKDAGIKCEEVDHINTHGTSTKLGDLAEVKALKKVFNENIYNIDINSTKSMTGHLLGAAGAIEAIATILPLTKKKIPPTINLFHIDKNIDPKINFIPNKSINREVKISISNTFGFGGHNVCILFKKIDVI; encoded by the coding sequence ATGGAGAAATTAAAAAGGGTAGTTATTACAGGGCTTGGTAGTATTACTCCGATAGGTAATAATATTAAAGAATATTGGATTTCTCTTATTAGCGGAAAAAATGGAACTGCACCTATTACTTATTTTGATACCAGTAAATACAAAACAAAATTTGCTTGTGAATTAAAAGATTATGATCCAACTATTTTTTTTAGTAAAAAAGAAATAAAAAAATTAGATCCTTGTGCTCAATACGGAATTATAGCCTCTGAGGAGGCTATAAAAAATAGTGGAATTAATTTTTCTAAAGAAAAAAGAGAAAGAATTGGAGTGATTTGGGCTTCTGGAATTGGTGGTTTATTGAATTTAGAAAAATCTATTTTAGATTATTTTTCTGGAAACCGATATCCTAGATTTAGTCCATTTTTTATTCCAAAAATGCTTATAGATATTACTGCAGGGTTTATTTCTATGAATTATGGAATTCACGGCCCAAATTATGCTACCGTTTCTGCATGTGCATCTTCTTCTAATGCTATTGTAGACGCTTATCATTTAATTTGTTTAGGAAAAGCAGATATTATGGTTACTGGAGGTTCTGAAGCTGCTATTACAGAAAGTGGAGTAGGAGGTTTTAACGCTTTACATGCTTTATCTACCAGAAATAAAGATTATAAAACGGCATCCCGTCCTTTTGATGAAAATAGAGATGGGTTTGTTTTAGGGGAAGGTGCAGGCTGTCTTATTCTTGAGGAATATAAACATGCTATAGATAGAGGAGCAAATATATATGGAGAAATAGGAGGAGTAGGAATGTCTGGAGATGCTTATCATATTACTACCCCTCATCCTGAGGGAAAAGGAATTATTTTAGCTCTTAAAGAGGCCATAAAAGATGCTGGAATAAAATGTGAAGAAGTTGATCATATTAATACTCATGGTACTTCTACAAAATTAGGAGATCTTGCAGAAGTAAAAGCCCTCAAAAAAGTATTCAATGAAAACATTTATAATATAGATATTAATTCTACAAAATCTATGACTGGTCATTTATTGGGTGCCGCTGGTGCAATAGAAGCAATAGCGACTATACTCCCTTTAACAAAAAAAAAAATACCTCCAACTATTAATTTATTTCATATAGACAAAAATATAGATCCAAAAATTAATTTTATTCCAAATAAATCCATAAATAGAGAAGTAAAGATTAGTATATCTAATACTTTTGGATTTGGTGGTCATAATGTTTGTATTTTATTTAAGAAAATAGATGTTATCTGA
- the yihA gene encoding ribosome biogenesis GTP-binding protein YihA/YsxC, which translates to MKITSVKFKKSIVDINQYHNNDSIFPEYAFFGRSNVGKSSLINYIVNKNVANVSSYLGSTRYINFFLINNKWYLIDLPGYGYSSRRKIDVDNIKKLVDNYIFFRKKIVSLFLLIDSRLFIQKNDFDLIKKLNNKKINFCVVFTKIDKTSSLTVDKNIFCYINEIKKNKLSIPIWFKVSVKKKYGRKNIIRYMEEQLLVYKQKLIIPSS; encoded by the coding sequence ATGAAAATTACTTCTGTAAAATTTAAAAAAAGCATAGTAGATATAAATCAATATCATAATAATGATAGTATATTTCCAGAATATGCTTTTTTTGGACGTTCTAATGTCGGTAAATCTAGTTTAATAAATTATATAGTCAATAAAAATGTTGCTAATGTTTCTTCTTATTTAGGTAGTACACGATATATTAATTTTTTTCTAATCAATAACAAATGGTACTTAATAGATTTACCAGGGTATGGGTATTCTTCAAGAAGAAAAATTGATGTTGATAATATTAAAAAATTAGTAGATAATTACATATTTTTTCGAAAAAAAATTGTTTCTTTATTTTTATTAATAGATTCTAGACTTTTTATTCAGAAAAATGATTTTGATTTGATTAAAAAATTAAATAATAAAAAAATAAATTTTTGTGTTGTTTTTACAAAAATAGATAAAACAAGCAGCCTAACTGTTGATAAAAATATATTTTGTTATATAAATGAAATTAAAAAAAATAAGTTATCTATTCCTATTTGGTTTAAAGTTTCTGTTAAAAAAAAATATGGAAGAAAAAATATAATCAGATATATGGAAGAACAATTATTGGTTTATAAACAAAAACTAATTATTCCTAGTTCATAG